A window from Sordaria macrospora chromosome 2, complete sequence encodes these proteins:
- a CDS encoding 60S ribosomal protein uL18, with product MSEISDCAFHKLVKNSAYYSRFQTKYKRRREGKTDYYARKRLITQAKNKYNAPKYRLVVRFTNRDIILQVVSSEITGDKVFASAYSHELKAYGIENGLTNWAAAYATGLLLARRVLKKLGLDETFKGVEEADGEYKLTEAAETDDGERRPFKCFLDVGLARTSTGARVFGAMKGASDGGICIPHSENRFPGFDMESEELDAETLKKYIFGGHVAEYMETLADDDEERYKSQFNRYIENDVEADGLEDLYAEAHAAIREDPFKKAESDAPKKTKEEWKAESLKYRKTKLTREQRAAGVQERIAALLQE from the exons ATGAGCGAGATCAGCGACTGC GCCTTCCACAAGCTTGTCAAGAACAGCGCGTACTACAG TCGCTTCCAGACTAAGTACAAGCGCAGAAGAGAGGGCAAGACCGACTACTATGCCCGCAAGCGCCTCATCACCCAGGCCAAGAACAAGTACAATGCTCCCAAGTACCGCCTGGTCGTCCGCTTCACCAACCGCGACATCATCCTCCAGGTTGTGAGCTCCGAGATCACCGGCGACAAGGTCTTTGCCTCCGCCTACTCCCACGAGCTCAAGGCCTACGGCATTGAGAACGGTCTCACCAACTGGGCCGCTGCCTACGCCACtggtctcctcctcgctcgccgtgtcctcaagaagctcggccTCGACGAGACCTTCaagggtgttgaggaggctgaTGGTGAGTACAAGCTCACCGAGGCCGCCGAGACCGACGATGGCGAGCGCCGCCCCTTCAAGTGCTTCCTTGATGTCGGTCTTGCCCGCACCTCCACCGGTGCCCGTGTCTTCGGTGCCATGAAGGGTGCCTCCGACGGCGGTATCTGCATCCCCCACTCCGAGAACCGTTTCCCCGGCTTCGATATGGAGTCCGAGGAGCTCGATGCCGAGACCCTCAAGAAGTACATCTTCGGCGGTCACGTCGCTGAGTACATGGAGAccctcgccgacgacgatgaggagcgCTACAAGTCCCAGTTCAACCGCTACATCGAGAACGATGTTGAGGCTGACGGTCTTGAGGACCTCTACGCCGAGGCCCACGCCGCCATCCGCGAGGACCCcttcaagaaggccgagtCTGATGCtcccaagaagaccaaggaggagtggaaggcCGAGTCCCTCAAGTACAGGAAGACCAAGCTCACCCGCGAGCAGCGCGCCGCTGGTGTCCAGGAGCGCATTGCCGCTCTCCTCCAGGAGTAA